In the genome of Lathyrus oleraceus cultivar Zhongwan6 chromosome 4, CAAS_Psat_ZW6_1.0, whole genome shotgun sequence, the window ttgtatattattgACATCTTATCTTATCTTATCTTAACATTTCATTAGAAGAAAATTAACATTACATTACTTAACACGAACATTGCTTAacataacttaaaaagaaaataaCATGAATAAAGCTTAAACAGTACTAGATTATTTAGGAAGTTTTAACATCTTGATAATATCATCGACATATCTGGAAATTTTCGCATCCACCTCAATCAGATCCTTTGTTTGATATTGGTGATATATGCTCCACATGACTTTTAAATCTTCACCAATCTTCAACTCAAACTTACTGAACCTAATATTCCCTTCATTATCAATTAATGATTAATGATACTCGATCTTAACCACCTTTCTATTATTGGTATGGTGTGTAacattatttattttttatttcataaCATCTACAtttgtgtaagaccctaattttgaccctaagatccctcatggcatcataacattgctcattgcatttacctcaaggatcatagcatcttggctccttaaccctagggttgggacttgtgtgagttggtttgagaccaccaagcatgtttgaattgtatattattgcttttcttattttttttactaaccaaaagcacaaaaatatgtcactaacttgttttgttttgaagctcaagcaatcatgtgatccaaggctcctaggagactCCTATGCTCAAAGAAGTGGCCAAATgaagaggaaagcaagcatgaaaatggttcacaaagctctcattcatcatatatgtatcccaagcatctcaatttgctaatttgatcaagataaaccaaagggcttgaggcttgtttcccaaggaaaccctaattcagttgtgcattgactgtgccttgctcatgaagcaacctcaacctatgatcaaattaaatcaatggaagttctttaattcatcattttataCATATATTAGCCCATGTGAGGCctctcaatcattcattcatcaagatttgaagtttggacttgagaagttgaccagtcaattcatctaattaaattgaaatccactgagacctaactttttatgtgtttgtcaaatgatgatgaccccaagaaaaacaatgttcttaagaaccatatgaacaactttcatgttcatcaaaaattcatttgaaacttggaaggtcatcattcatttcaaaacattataggtcattttgactgaaaccttaattttgggtcaacttcccaaggacctaactccttcattttttatgattttgaggtgagaacaagtgcattggaaattttaatatgtctaattaaatttttatgttggacaaaatttcataatcctaaaataaacacatgtgataatacaaaacattataggtcactttggaccaaagccattgaatcttgaaaaagtccaacttcaagcgcccataactttctcatccaaaatccaaatgatgcaaaatttaagtccaaattgattttcttaAAATGATATACAACCTTTATGTTcgaggtttttccatttgaggcttgcatcattgaaacagaagggcttgaagttgttcctttttggcaaatttttcaaatacatgttttgtacatcaaacttcatggccagttttcacaattttccaaactccaaatgaatttttgtcccgcatatattttgttccttatgtcaagacctttccaaccattactcacatgcctatgtttgaattttccaaatgggattttcgaagagatgaatatttgtgaccatttatgcatttcatgatgaaacttcatacacaagcaaataccattcaatctgcacgtccaaacttgcTTCAAATCATTTCAGCATTCGTTTGCATTAGCTTTTGGGTCtcacatgtgcctgtacaggaccatgcatggaggacccaattctcatgcacacgagccTGTCACACATTCCTTGCAgctgcagctataaatagaagcatccattcattcaattctcaacctgaaggcgcctgaaaccctgctggaATTGAATCCCAATGTCACACTAAAGGAATTCTGAAATTTCACTTCtcttttcaagcttgaatttcaacttccttggttgatcttcagcttctaattcctaagccttgcttcatcatcacttcaagatcaagctgcaatcaagaattggattggatcgtgctcatcaaagttgcacttcaaaggtttcCATCTGAATTGTTTTGCTTCAAATATCACTATATAttgtgaattgcttgagtttgcttggtcttctgaagtcctcatgtgagaggcaagccaatggtggctttaatttcatgaattgttgctctgcagattgaacacctagattttcaacctcagatttctccttccatagggatcttgagcAAAATCTAAggttacatgggtgatgtacatcaccctagctttaatttggtataaggatcgtttgttttggttgaggttgcaaaacctgcaactggtggccggatttagtgagctcgccggagaagacggtggtttccaccaccatccctTACGTGGAAGCTCTTTGGCCATTGGATCCAAGTGTTATGATCTAATCCTGGTCATGCTTTTGTTTGACTCTTTTTAATGCATGGTGTGATGCTGTTGACTCATGATCACCATGCGCGTGCGCCTCATGTCCCTtggatcagccacgtcaattaatgaatcctgatccaagcgctgtggattttccagcattttttatttctgttttattttctttaaatccatttattttcaaaaattcataactcctttatttggaatcacaaaaatatgggaccaattgcaaaatttttctcttaaattctagtttcataatctgatttttaattacttttgtgattccatttaatattttttgtgaattattttgttttttatagtttttaattcatttaaaatactttttgatattcaaaaatgccaaaaatatttttttaacatctttggatgatgataagtctatgaaaaatattctcatcaatttcttaattgatttgagatttatttgagattttagtccaattatgttatttttcttaatttttaattgtttaaaattagtttctgttttcaaaaaatattgagaaaatttgtcaaaccttgtttgaccatgttagacttatgatgatccaattggacttatccaagttgttttgaattggatttgaagtttgaccttaatttgttcattttattttatgtattattttaattccaaaaaataccaaaaatatgtttgacctttcttgacttctaatcttcatttcacttctgtttaccattgattgatgttgattccattcacatttaatcattgtattttgattatgtcatttgaattttcattttgtacattctatcttcatctcctttcttcatttttttcttttggccaatgagttaatgatttgtggttagcaTTGACATATGGaaggcttaaccttctttgatccaaatcaaattcaacttgatcaaagatcaagtgaattgctttgtgtccaagatatgttgcttcttggtcaagcaaaaaacctaaaatccatacaaggtcattcttcttttcttttggcatggcaagttgtaggagcttggcttactagtcataATCTCTAACTCGtatttatttgcctatagttttattgaccggtctcagatagatgcgactactacattagtccacttacgattgcttaacatagtgctaaattgccttatggcacactaacactaactactaatgactaacttttaattcaagcatttaattcttgcaatttactttaatgcaatttaatttcttgctcatttattcatattgcttttttccctttgctcacttgagctcatgtttatgtttatgccatttgccttttgctcacttgagcatattattatgtaaatatactattgccttgtgcttgttttgtctttgtttgtgtgaacccaatgcaaaaaggagaaaggacttagaattaggacctcacatatgcttaatggagttcaagagcaactaggcctcatgcctttagaatgctaaaattgattgaagagcaactaggccttatgcctttagaatgcttaatctttaagttgacttgaaaggacccctaatctaaactctctctttgtccatttcttttattgcattgtgaaccttttgattgcttgttcttgtgtgatagggatcccaaacttaagatagttagaaggaccattgtcatgagcatccaagttaagagagacaagccaattggaagatcataggagcttgattgaatatttgtttgattgcttgagttaattgctaagtccaaaggaaaggagcaacttgaatcatctttatgatctcaagaaagaaactccaagggttttattctcttctctcatctttgcatgtttaggactagccattctcttcttctctccactctaacccaagccaaactcattttgtgcaaacatggacattgttttcaaaactagaaacctaggcattatgcctttgattttttcaaactcttttcattaatacttattttgaattgaaccttaagtcaactttgactttattttgtgaatacttctaattggtaaatccaactcacttcaaatgattttttttgtgattccaatggccacctttgttaaaacctttttcataaacattagccataggtttgagttatcataatggttgatgtaaacctcacctcatccttagtgattggactataagtcttccatgcttattataggatggatccctcactagtatgttaaagctctcctcacatggtgaattgttggtttaggttgagttttctccctttgataacaaaagaccttaaggcttttgacaaaccaattcaccaacttattttgagatttttaccccgaactacgaggttttgatcctacctttgtgatggtacgtaggcaatgggttcatccattcaaacaacaaaattgtaaataatttgtatattcttttctcatctccccaatcatgtttgcacaaatattttcacaaataccaacctaccatacaactttgcaaaaagggctcccttagagtactaaggatgttttgggtgcttaaaaccttcccattgcataaccaacacccttacccagatctctgacatttttattagtttttgatttgataaaacttctcggtttttgttcgctttctaacctttcctttggataaatagaagtgcggtggcgactcgaattgtatgaattacttttgatttagtcaataaatctaaaagtaacgaataccccgctacaatttGTGCCCTCTGTGAGCCTAAAATCAACTGAAGGTTTCACGCTATTGAAGCTACAATTTGTGCCCTCTGTGAGCCTAAAATCAACTGAAGGTTTCACGCTATTGAAATACACAAACATGAGATACCAATATTGAGACATTCTGAGATGTTTTTTTTAACAGCATATCATGCATATTTATATATGTTTGGAATCATTATGGACCACACAAAATTGTCGGTGCAATCACAATCCTACAAAAGTATCGACAAAATTTCAATCGTTGAAAATTAACACTACCTAATTTTTCAGTGTTATGAAAAAAATTCAATAATCAATGGAGGTTTTTAAAAATCCAATAATCTCAAAAggtttttttaaaaaaactgaTAAATTAACACTATCAAAATTTTCaggatttataaaaaaaatctgATAATCTCAAATGTTTTTGAAAAAGACTAATAAATTTTGACACGAactaatttttttaaaatcaaatgcatatctaatttaaattttattaacCTACCAATTTTTTATACATACTACATTTTTTATTAGTATGTCAAACTTCTTTTTGCTAATTATTTTTTAACAGAGATATTTTTAATATTAGTTTTAAGGATGTCAAACAAAAAATTTCTTATACACACAATCAATAAAAAAATATGTCTAAAGTCCATTAAGGATTGAGAACtatcaaattttgaaataaaaaaaagtaaacatacaatttgaATCTCGACCAAACTTTCCATTATAATGGAAATCGTTGAAAAACTTTATGCGTTCTTTCTTTAatatcttctctttttttttagAAACTTAAAATTCATCCTACATAAATAATGGTTTTTAAATTATTATCACAATCATATATAGGATTAATTACTATTTACATTGTCAATTCATTACCAtccgtttgcattactttatagatttttaaaataaaaatcaaatatatttCAATATCCAACGTTTAAGATTAACTGACGGTATAAAATCCTTTTACACTAaatatatttcaattaaattcattatatatatatatatatatatatatatatatatatatatatatatatatatatatatatatatatatatatatatatatatatatatatatatatatatatatatcatgtTTTATTATGTCTAACAAAAAAAAAGTAATTATAAACCTCCTTCTTAACCACTCCCACCCTCCTCAACACACTGTCTCATTAAAATCAATACTAAGAATTTATTATTTCTTCTTCGATTTGCAACAACTCATAAAAAATGTATACATCCCTTTTTTTCAACTAGTTAAGTCTTAGATTagttttttaaaattttaaatccaACTTTTTAAATATAAATATGTTTGTTTTAGATTATTTACAAATATAATCACGTCattatgttttaatattttttaattatatttgtgatagtttttacaaaaaatattttattaaaagaTACTTTTATATTCAAAATGAAAAACTATTTTGACAAGTTTTTagaataatatttttaaatataggAGATAAATAAAAAACagattttaaaaaatataaaaaagaaaagtaaaaaaaaacttTTATAAAAAAGAAAACTTTTTGTAAACATTTAAGGGACTGTTTGAAACAGTTTtagtttttttttcaaaaattgtaTTACGAACCAGATTTAAAAGTtgtttttaaaattttttttataaaaaaatctatttaataatttaatttttaaaaaatgttttaaaaataagaaaataaaaaacgTGTTTGAtagttttgtttttaaaatatgattccttaatttaaatatattttctTTCCGTATGATACATAAAAATTAAATACTTTTAtatagaaaaataaattaaaaatttatTAGTAAAACTTGAgtataaaaataaattaaaaatatttttaaaagtgaaattatattaatttaataaatgTTTGAATGAAAAATTAATGTTAACCcaattattttatattattaaaaaaacataaatatataACATAAATGGATTTACATATTTATAAGCAAGAAATTATgtatttaaataataattaaatgaaattaattGACAATAAATGGATTAATGTGatttattattttataaataagTTGAATGATATTTAACTTTATCAAATATtaaactaaaatttaaattatttgCGGTGTGTATTGATGAACAATAATCATCCACATGCTTTAGTATTTAATTACTTGAATTTTATAAATGAATGGTAAAATATTACAAAATCACATGGAAATAGTGTTTTTTTTCTGAATTTTAGTTTAAAAATtgaaaagtaaaaaacaaaaacataGAATTTTGTAAAATAGTAGATCCAAATAAATTTtcattttttcaatttttaaaaactaaaatatAATTTTTGAAAACTAATTTAAAGAGGCCCTATTTCAAATGACTTCTACTCTATTTCAAAGTATTTTATAtcaaaacaattttttttgtaacaaagaaattttaaaagaaaaatcTTTATTTTTAAAAAGGTCACAAACAGGTCAAAAAAGTTAATTAAAAACATTGAGTGTGCCACAATTAAAAAGTGAATAAGTACAGGGGTAAAATTATAATTACATAAAAGATTGAATTCAATAACCATTACCAAAACATACTCACTTTCACTTCTCAGTCGCAAAACGCATACAGAGAGTGGGAGCGACGATGGCTAACGGCGGTTTGAAGAAGATGTTAACCCTGGCAATCGGTGAAGGAGTGTCTTCTGCACGAGCAACGATATTCGGTCATCAATTGAACCCAACCGGCAAGAAATCTGCTCACAAAATTCTCCGCATGAAAATGTTTGGTGAAAAAGTCGCTCAATGGTACCCTCATGATATCAACAAAGATGACCCTCTTGTTATGGCTCGTCAACAACAAGAGTAATTGCTCTTTCTCTTTATATTAATGATTGCCCGCTATGTGTTTGTGTTTATGCCTCTGTGAAATAATATTCTTTTGTTTTGGAGTTTTGTTTATGTTAGGTTTGTTCTATTTTTATTAATGGATTGAGTAGTGTTGTAAAATTCAGTTCTTTTTGATAGGGTGTATGATGGCGTTTGATAATTCAATTTGTGTGATGTAGGTAATAAAAGTCTATTGTAATGAAAAAAATTTCTTGGATTTGCTCTCTATGTGTTTGTGTTTATGACTCTATGGTGTagttttttgatttttttcttaGTGGGGTTACCATATTTTTATAAACTGATGGAATAGTGTCATAAAGTCACTTTTCTATTAATTGGGTTAGTGAAGGGGTTTGATAATTCAAATTGAGTTATGCAGTAATGAACAGAAACCCATTGTAATGGTAACGGGGTAGAATGGGATTTTAAAGGGTAACTATATAAGATATGTAATGAACTGAAACTACTATTTCCTATATCCTTCACCGAAAGTCCCCTCATCAAGGTTTTTCTGCACCCCACAAATTTAAATAAGTCATCAATCCTCGACAATTCATATCCATCACATTAGGCTGAAAGTTGAGATCGGTGTGTGCTTTCTTGTAGTGGCCAAAGTTATTCTTAATAAAGAATTAATTGGTTTTATGGGATGAAGAAGATGAAACCAAATGGTTGCTGGCCTGTTTTGCTAGCTCCTTTCATTCAACACATATCCTTTTAGTTGCCTCTTCCATTTTGTGAAGATGAATTGATCTTAACAATAATTGAAGTACTGATCTTTTTCTATCGCATCTAAGGCCTTGAATCTAACTCTAGTGAAGAACGAATGAGCTGCTGATTCGTCAATCGGGTCTGCGAAATGTGAAGTGCGGGTGAAGATGGGTAAGTTAGTGAAGTGAAGAAATGTAGGAAGGGTGTTAGCTAGCTAGGTGTTAATTGTGTTTGGTAGATGAGGAAGGAACGAAGCTGAGTGTGAAATAGAGAAAGATGAGTTTCTTGGGGAAGATGAGCCGAAGGGGATATATATATACTCCCTCTGGTCTGTTTAAAATAAACCTACCTCAGTCACACCCTTTAAAAATAGTAAATAgtatttttttttgtaattgTTACCCTCAAACTTTACTCACCCAGCTTGTACTCTACATTGTCATTCTTAGTATGTATATCTAACAAACTGACTCTACCTCATACATGGATATTCTATTTATAGTTTATTTTTTTGGTGGGTGAGAGTAAAGTTTTATATATGAACTTTGGTTCCATTTTGTAGATGTGTTTCATTGATATTATCAATTTTGTAAGACTACTTTTTTTGTCTTGTGAAAACTTATTCTATATTCAAATTTGATGAAGTATGGATATGGTTTCCCAATGAATTTGACCATATTGCATCAAGTGCGTTCTGTTAACATCAGCCTAGAAATTGTGCTGCCAAAGTTTGTGAAGGATATATACTATGGGTTAAGTTCAGAATATTTGACATATCTTTTACAGCTTATCTTACATTCATTTCCACCCATTCAAGAATATTGATACATTTGTTATTTTGTTATATGTAGACGTTTATCAAAGCTTGAAATGTTGAAGCGTCGAGGTAAAGGGCCACCCAAGAAGGGCCAGGGAAGGCGTGCTGCAAAACGCAACAAATAAATTATACTCTTCCTTATCTTGAATTCATTTGTTGGTTATACTGTTTTAAATCAAATACTAGTAGTTGTTTCGGCAAACACCTTGAATTTCATTTATTTGATCCGAATGACAGATTTTTTTTGTGTTATTCCTGGGGAAACTTAATGTATTTGAAACTGATTTTTTTGTGTTTGTTCTTGTGGTTGTGATTTTCTAATCAGCCAAGAACTGACATTTATTTTCAAGCTCTTTGGTTGCTGTTTCTGCCATTTACATAACATAACAATCATACATCATTCACACATCATTCACATGTTACAATAAATGATTATCCAATGCATCAATCATATGGTATCATCAACTAAGCCTTTGGGTTGTGCCTTGAAGTCCATAAACACATGTTTCCTAAACTAAAACGTGACTTGAACATACTGCAAAGTTGTTTGGatttttaaaaatgaaattaatttgTCTTTAGAATTGAATTTACCCGAAACCTTGAAATAATAGCTTCTACAATCTTTCAAATTGATCCTGCAAATAACTTCTCattaaaaaaaatgcattttCTTTCTATTATTTTTTCAAGGCCAAATTACATTTTTTTTTATCTATCTATTTTATCTGATTCATTAATGGGAAACAGGGGAAGATAAATGATGTATTTTCTAGTAGGATTCACCTTAGTGTCTATCTTGATGGTGGGTACCATGTTTTTGATGAGTCAATTTATCATATCAGTGATCTTACACCCACCTCAAAGCAGCTCTGGAAGAAGCCAATCGGCGTTTTAGAACTCGGCATTCTAAAAGTTGATGGACTTCACCCGATGAAAGCCAGGGA includes:
- the LOC127075947 gene encoding uncharacterized protein LOC127075947, with the translated sequence MANGGLKKMLTLAIGEGVSSARATIFGHQLNPTGKKSAHKILRMKMFGEKVAQWYPHDINKDDPLVMARQQQERLSKLEMLKRRGKGPPKKGQGRRAAKRNK